GAGCTGCGCACCCGTCTGGAGCTGGCCCGCACGGTTTATCAAAAGCAGGAGCGCCTCTGGAAACAGCAGATTGGCACCGAAATTCAGTACCTGCAGGCCAAGAACAACTACGAGGCGCTGCAGCGCAGCCTGGCTACCCAGCAGCGCCAGCGCGCCATGTACAACGTGGTAGCGCCCTTCAGCGGTACTGTAGACGATGTGCCCGCCAAAGTAGGCGAGATGGGCAGCCCCGGCGTGCCGGTGGTGCGCTTGGTAAGCGGCAGCGGCGGCAAGATTGTGGCCGATGTATCAGAAGCCTACGCCAGCCGCATCAAAGCCGGCGACCAGGCCCTGGTCACCATTCCGGACCTCGGCAATGAGGAAATTACCTCCACCGTGCGCACGGTGAGCCGCACCATTAACCCCACCAGCCGCACGTTTGCGGTAGAGCTGCGGGTGCTGGGCAGCAAAGCCACCCAACTGCGCCCCAACATGGTGGCCACGGTACGCATCCAGAACTACGCGCAAAATAACGCCACCGTGCTGCCCGTTGACCTGGTGCAGAAGGATGAACAAAACAGCTACGTGCTGGTAGTGGAGCAGAAGGGCAACCAGAAAGTGGCCGCCAAGCGCATTATCCAGACCGGGAACACCTACAACGGCAAGGTGGAAGTAACTAGCGGTTTAAAGGCCGATGACCAGGTAATTTCCGCCGGGTATCAGAATCTGAACGAAGGACAGACGGTTAGTCTATAAAGCAGTATCACTCCCGGCTCCAGCTGAGCCGGCGAGTATCGTCCACCCCGCAAAGACCATATCATGCAGGACGTTGAAAAAGAGTTTGGACCCACCAGTTGGTCCATCAACAACAAAACCAGTATTTACATCATCACGGTGATACTCTGTATCGCGGGTATCTTCGCCTACATTAAGCTGGGCAAGGAGAAATTCCCGGATATCGTGATTCCGCGCATCATTGTGGCCACGGTGTACCCCGGCACGTCGCCCACGGACATCGAAAACCTGGTAACGCGCCAGCTGGAGAAGGAAATCAAGAGCGTAAACGGGGTGAAGAAGATTTCTTCCACCTCCAACCAGGACTATTGCATCGTGGACGTGGAGTTTGACTCCGGCGTAGACGTGCAGTATGCCAAGCAGCTCATCAAGGATGCCGTGGACAAGGCCAGCAGTGACCTGCCCAACGACTTGCCCACGCCGCCTACTGTGCAGGAAGTAAACCTCTCGGAGCTGCCCATCATGAACATCAACCTGGCCGGCAACCTGCCCGTGAGCCAGCTGAAAAAGTACGCCGATGACTTCCAGGATAAGATTGAGGCCCTGCCCGAAATCACCCGCGTAGACATCATTGGCGCCCTGGAGCAGCAGGTAAATGTGGACGTGGACCTGAATAAGCTGCGCGCCTCGCGCCTGGGCTTCTCGGATATCCAGCGCGCCATTGCCAGCGAGAACATCACCATTTCCGGCGGCTCTATTGATGTAGGCAACCAGAAGCGCGCCGTGCGCGTGGCCGGCCAGTACACCAAGGCTTCCGACATTGCCGATATTCAGGTGAAGAACCTGAACGGCCAGGCCATTCGCCTCGGCGACATTGCCACTGTGGAAGATGCCTTTAAGGACCGCGAAAGCTACGCCCGCCTCGACGGCAAGCCCAGCATCAGCCTGAACGTGGTAAAGCGCCAGGGCGAAAACCTGATTGATGCTTCCGATAAGATCAAGCAGATTATTGCGGAGTCGAAAACCAGCCTGCCCAAGGAGCTGACCATCACCGTAACCGGTGACACATCCAACGACACCCGCGTTACCCTTCACGACCTGATCAACACCATCATCATCGGTTTCCTGCTGGTAACCCTGATTCTGATGTTCTTCATGGGCACCACCAACGCTCTGTTTGTGGGCCTTTCGGTGCCCATTTCCATGTTCCTGGCGTTCCTGCTCATTCCCATCTTCGGCTTCTCGCTGAACATGATTGTGCTGTTCGCCTTCCTGCTGGCCTTGGGTATAGTGGTAGACGACGCCATTGTGGTGATTGAAAACACGCACCGCCTGCTGCACGAACACCCCGAGCTGGATACGCCCAAAGCCGCCAAATTCGCCGCTGGTGAGGTATTCGTGCCCGTATTGGCCGGTACCCTGACCACGGTAGCGCCTTTCGTGCCGCTGCTGTTCTGGCCCGGCATTGTGGGCTCATTCATGTACTACCTGCCCGTTACGCTCATTCTCACACTGATGTCGTCGCTGGTGGTGGCCTTCATCATGAACCCGGTATTTGCCGTGAGCTTTATGGAGCGCGAAGATCACCACGCCGAGGATAACAAGCCCAAAATGAGCCGCAATTTCCTCATAGCCATCGGTATTATGGGGCTGATTGCGGTGCTGGGTTACGTATTCGGCTCGCCCTTCGTGGGCAACCTGATGCTAACCATCATCCTGTTCGTCTTCCTTGATAAGTTCGTGTTTGTGAAGATGATTGCCTGGTTCCAGACCCGGGCGCTGCCGCGCTTCCAGAACGGCTATGCCAGCGTGGTTCGGGCGGTAACTGGTGGTACGCTGTGGCGACAGGTGGGCATTCTGTTCGGCATGATTGTGCTGTTCTTCCTGTCCATTGTGGCAGTCGGCATCCGCAAGCCCAAAGTAGCCTTCTTCCCGAAGGGTGACCCCAAGTTTGTATACACCTACCTGAAAATGCCGGTAGGCACCCGCGTTGAAATCACGGATTCCGTGACGAAAGTGCTGGAAAACCGCATCTACGGCGTTATCGGCCGCAACAACCCTGATGTGGAATCGGTGATTACCAACGTGGCCATTGGTGCCGGCGACCCGGGCGAGGCCT
The Hymenobacter sp. DG25B genome window above contains:
- a CDS encoding efflux RND transporter periplasmic adaptor subunit — its product is MKATRFSLMNFTNTSSAAVLALALLASSCGGKKDPAAELAKLKQEQAANAAKIAELEAKTGKPANPALAATPVSVINVKPESFKSYLEVQGRVEFDENANVSPRVPAMITNIRVQRGDRVSKGQVLATQDAAVLESGIAELRTRLELARTVYQKQERLWKQQIGTEIQYLQAKNNYEALQRSLATQQRQRAMYNVVAPFSGTVDDVPAKVGEMGSPGVPVVRLVSGSGGKIVADVSEAYASRIKAGDQALVTIPDLGNEEITSTVRTVSRTINPTSRTFAVELRVLGSKATQLRPNMVATVRIQNYAQNNATVLPVDLVQKDEQNSYVLVVEQKGNQKVAAKRIIQTGNTYNGKVEVTSGLKADDQVISAGYQNLNEGQTVSL
- a CDS encoding efflux RND transporter permease subunit, producing MQDVEKEFGPTSWSINNKTSIYIITVILCIAGIFAYIKLGKEKFPDIVIPRIIVATVYPGTSPTDIENLVTRQLEKEIKSVNGVKKISSTSNQDYCIVDVEFDSGVDVQYAKQLIKDAVDKASSDLPNDLPTPPTVQEVNLSELPIMNINLAGNLPVSQLKKYADDFQDKIEALPEITRVDIIGALEQQVNVDVDLNKLRASRLGFSDIQRAIASENITISGGSIDVGNQKRAVRVAGQYTKASDIADIQVKNLNGQAIRLGDIATVEDAFKDRESYARLDGKPSISLNVVKRQGENLIDASDKIKQIIAESKTSLPKELTITVTGDTSNDTRVTLHDLINTIIIGFLLVTLILMFFMGTTNALFVGLSVPISMFLAFLLIPIFGFSLNMIVLFAFLLALGIVVDDAIVVIENTHRLLHEHPELDTPKAAKFAAGEVFVPVLAGTLTTVAPFVPLLFWPGIVGSFMYYLPVTLILTLMSSLVVAFIMNPVFAVSFMEREDHHAEDNKPKMSRNFLIAIGIMGLIAVLGYVFGSPFVGNLMLTIILFVFLDKFVFVKMIAWFQTRALPRFQNGYASVVRAVTGGTLWRQVGILFGMIVLFFLSIVAVGIRKPKVAFFPKGDPKFVYTYLKMPVGTRVEITDSVTKVLENRIYGVIGRNNPDVESVITNVAIGAGDPGEASASGVSQSHLGKVGVAFKELSERKGPPTSVYMDKIREVVKGIPGAEVAVDQEASGPPTGKEIAIEVAGDDYVKLAALSKEVIRYINSKNIGGVEQLRSNLEDRNPEIAVNIDRTRANREGISTAQIGMEVRTSIYGSEASKFKTPDDEYPIQVRYAKPYREDVDAIVNAPLTFRDATGQVRQVPISAVADVTYGTTYGGIKRKDVKRVITISSNVLNGFTGPDVVANIQQALKAFPTPPGYTIKMGGAQENQKETSDFLPLAGLGAIGLIFLILVTQFNSFSKPLIILTEVIFSVIGVLLGLAITGMNISIVMTGVGIIALAGIVVKNGILLVEFTDMLRTQGMPLREAIILAGRTRLNPVILTATAAILGLIPLAIGLNIDFYELFNSGNPHFFIGGESVVFWGPLAWTIIFGLSFATVITLVVVPVMYLLNEKIREKVTGRSADGPGAEAGAADAEEIEAATPPVFANY